The Acidimicrobiales bacterium genome contains the following window.
ACGCCAGGGCGCCACACACCACAGCGATGGCCACGCCGAGGCGGAGGCGGTTGCGCTGGAACTGGCGGCGGGGCGAGGAGGCGTCGGGGCCGCCCTGCTCGTCGGCGCTCGGCGTGCCGTGGTCGTCGGCGTCGATCATCGCTTGCGCTCGTCGACGGCCCGGCCGAGGGCGCGACCGCGGCGCAGGAGGTGGGCGGCATACGCGGCCAGGGCCACCAGGGTGATGCCGTAGCCGGCGGCGACGTAGCCCATCAGCCCACCACCGCCTCGCGCCGGCGCTCCTCGATGGCCGCGGCGAGGGCGTCGTCGTCGAGCGCCTCCTCGAGCCGGGCGACGCGGACGCGGTGGCCGAGGAACCAGCCGTACAGCAGGGTCATGGCGAGGAAGCCCATCGCCATGGCCCCGATGAAGGCGCCGTCGAGCTCGCTGGAGGGGTTCATCTGGGCCAGCGAGCGGCCCTGGTGCAGGGTGCGCCACCACTCCACGGCGAAGTGGTTGATGGGCACGATCGTGACGGCCAGCAGGGCGGTGACCGCCGAGCGGCGTCCCCGGACCTCGGCGTCGGCGGGCACCCGGCGCAGCGCCAGGTAGCCGAGGTAGATGGCGAGCATGAGGGCCGAGAGGGTGAGGCGGGCGTCCCACACCCACCAGACGCCCCAGGTGGGCCGGCCCCAGATCGAGCCGGTGGCCAGGGTCAGGGCGGTGAACAGCACGCCGATCTCGGCGGAGGCGCCGGCGGTGAGGTCCCAGGTGAGCGAGCGGGTGGTGGGCCAGAGCCACAGGGCGCTGGCGAGGGCGGTCACCCCGAAGGCGATGTACGACGCCCACGCCAGGCCGGGGTGGATGGCGATGAGTCGGGCGTACTCGCCCTGCTCGACGGTGGCCGGGAGCGTGAGGCCGAGGCCCACCGTGACGGCAAGCGCCACCAACCCGGCCAGGCCGAGGCTCAGCGTCAGCGCGCTGCCGGCGCCCGCTCGCTCCTGTGTCTGCGTCATGCTTCCTCCATCAGGGGCCCGAAGGCCACGACCCCAAAGGCCACGTACACCACGGCGAACACGCCGAGGAGCCCGATCCAGTCACCCGTGGCCACGTCGAGGGTGACCCCCGTGAGGGCCGCCTCCGAGGCACGGGTCGCCGCGATCAGCACCGGCGCCGTCACCGGGAGGAGCAGGAGCGGGAGCAGCGTCTCTCGCACCCGCAGCCCGGCGGCGAGCACCCCGTAGAGGGTACCTGCGGCGGCCAGCCCCACGGTCGCGACCAGGGCGGTCACGACGAGGGTGCCGAGACCGGCCACGTCGACGTTGTAGAGGATCACCACGCCGAAGCCCAGCAGCACCTCGAGCACCAGCAGCTGGGCGGCGACCGCCGCCGCCTTCCCGAGGAAGATCCCCGCCGGGTCGAGGCCCGAGAGGCGGAGGGCGTCGCGCGCGCCATCGCCCGACTCCACCGCCTGGGAGCGCTGAACGGCGAGCAGGGCCGAGAACAGCACCGCGACCCAGAAGAGCCCGGCCGAGGCCCGGACCAGGACCCCGCGATCGGGGTCGAGGGCGAAGGCGAAGAGCACCAGGACGAGCACCCCGAAGGGCGCCACCTGGTTGAGGGCCACGCGTGACCTCGCCTCGATGCGGAGGTCCTTGCCGGCCACGAGGAGGGCGTCACGCAACATGGGCCCGCCCCCCTGACGCCGGCACCGGCGGACCGGAGTCGTCGACGACGCGGCCGCCGGCGATGGTGACGATGCGCCCGGCGACGGCGGCGGCGCGCTCGAGCTCGTGGCTGGCGAGCAGGATGGTGGTGCCGGCGCCGGCGGCCTCGGCCACCAAGGCGTCGAGCGTGTCGCGACCCTCGGCGTCAAGGCCGGCGTGGGGCTCGTCGAGCAACCAGAGCGACGCCCGGCGGGCGAGGAGGCCGGCCAGGGCGGTGCGGCGACGCTGGCCGGCGGAGAGGCGGCCGGCAGCCACGTCGGCGAGGCGGCCGTCGAGGCCCAGGCGGGCCATGGCCGTCTCGGCGTCGGCGGCGGTGCCACCGGCGGCGCGGGTCCAGAACCGAAGGTTGTCGGCCACCGTGAGGTCGTCGTAGAGGCCACTGGCGTGGCCGAGCATGGCCACGTCGCGGCGCACGGCCCGCCGGTCGCGGCGCAGGTCGCGACCGAGCACCACCGCCTCGCCGGAGCTGACGGGCACCAGGCCGGCCAGCGCCCGCAGGAGGGTCGACTTCCCCGCCCCGTTGGGGCCGCGCACCAGCACCACCTGACCCGCGCCGACGTCGAGGTCGAGGCCGGCGAGCGCGGGGAACCGGCCGAGAAGGCAGACCGCGGAGCGGAGGTGCACAGCGTGGTCCATGGCGACCATGGCAACGCTACCGGCGCCCTCGAAGGTCCACCAAGGCGCGGTGGAGGCGCGACGCAGGGCGTTTACGCTGCTCACATGCGTCTGGCGCGGGTGGTGGGGGCCGTGGGCCGGGTCCTGATCACCGTGGGCGTGCTCGTCCTCGCCTTCGTGGCCTACCAGCTCTGGGGCACCGGCCTGCAGGAGGCCAGGGCCCAGTCCCAGCTCGAGGCGGAGTTCGAGGCGGCGCTGACGCCGACCACCGTCCCTGGCACCACCACCACGACCACCACCGGGCCCGAGCCGACCACGACCACGACCACGACCGCGCCCCCGCCGGTCAAAGGTGACGCCGTCGCCCGGCTGCAGATCCCCCGCATCGGGGTCGACAAGGTGGTGGTCGAGGGCGTGAGCCTGGACGACCTCAAGCGGGGACCCGGCCACTTCCCCGGCACGCCCCTGCCCGGCGAGCTCGGCAACTCGGCCATCGCCGGCCACCGCACCACCTACGGCGCGCCCTTCTACGACATCGGCGAGCTCGAGGAGGGCGACGAGATCCTGGTGACGACCCCGCGCGGGGAGTTCCGCTACCTGGTGTCGTCGGTGACGGTGGTGCGCCCCGACCAGGTGGAGGTGCTCGACCCCAGCGACGACGCCCGGCTCACCCTCACGACCTGCCACCCGCGCTTCAGCGCCCGCCAGCGACTCATCGTGGTCGCCACCCTCGACGGCGAGGCGCTGGAGCCCGCCACCCCGCCGGAGGCCCCGACGCTGCCCGCCCTCCCCGACGACGGGCCGGATGGCGACGACCCGGATGGCGACGACCCGGAGAGCGACGACGAGCAGGAGGGCGACGACCCCGCCGGGACGGGCGGCGACCGCGTGATCAGCGGCCAGGTCATCGGGGAGAACGCTGCGGCCGGCCTCTCCGGCGACCCCACCGCCCGGGTGCCCGCCCTGCTCTGGGGGCTCGCCGCCGCCACCATCTGGCTGGCGGCCTGGTTCGTCTCCACCCGCTGGCGGCGGTGGCCGCCCTACCTGTTGGCCTTCCCGTTCTTCGCCGTCGCCCTCTTCCTCTGCTTCGAGCAGGTAGGCCGCCTCTTCCCCGCCAACATCTGACCGACGGGCTACCGACCCTCGAACCGCGGGGACCGGCGCTCGTGGAACGCGGCCTGGCCCTCCCGGAGGTCGGCGCTGCCCCACGCCCGAGCGAAGGCGCCAGCGATGACCTCATCGTCGGCCGGTGGGGGCTCCAGCCGGTCGAGCATCGCCTTGGTGCCGGCGATCGTGAGCGGCGCCAGGGCGCTGATCTCGTGGGCCCACGCCACGGCGTCGGCGGGCGTTCCGAGGCGCTGCACCAGGCCGAGGCGGTGGGCCGACGCGCCGTCGATCGACTCGGCGGCCAGGAGCATCGCCCGCGTGGGCCCGTCCCCGGCGAGCGACTTCAGGCGCTGCAGCGTCCGGGCGTCGACCATCAGGCCGAGCTTGGCGGCGGGGATGCCGAAGCGGGCGTCGGGGGTAGCGACCCGGAGGTCGCACGACACCGCCAGCTGGGTGCCGAGGCCAAGGGCAGCGCCCTCCACGGCGGCCACGGTGGCGATGGGCACCCCGGCGAGGAGGTCGAGCACCTCACGGAGCACCACCGTGAACCCGACGTCCTCGAGCGTGGTGAGGTCGGCTCCGGCGCAGAAGTGCCCGCCCGCACCGGTGAGCACCAGCGCCCGTGCCCGCGACTCGAGCGCCGACGACACCGCCTCGCGCAGCTGCTCGAGCGCCTCGTGGTCGACGGCGTTGCGCCGCTCGGGGCGGTCGATCGTGACGACCGCCACCTGCTCGTCGATGGCCAGGTGGATCACACCGCTCCTCGAGGTCGGGCCGGGCCGGGCCGGGCACACTACCGGCCATGGAGATCATCCTCGTCCTGCTCGCCCTCGTCCTCCAGGGCCTCGTAGTCGGCGCCCTCGGCCGCCTGGCGATCCCCGGGCCCAACCCCATGTCGATCGGCCAGACGATCCTGGTGGGCATCGGCGGCTCGTTCCTGGGTGGCCTCGTCGGCCTCCTGGTGTTCCGCGAGCCCGGTGGGCTGCTGCTGGGCGTCCTCGGCGCCGCGCTCATCGTCTGGCTCCTCGAGCGCCGGAGGGAACCCTCGGAGCGCTGAGCTCCGCCCTCTTCCCGGCATCCTCGGCACCCTCCGCTCCTGCGACATGCCGGGGTCGACCACGCGCAGCCCGTGGGAGGGAGACCCAGACCCGATGGACTCGCCCGACCACGTCGCCGACGGCACCTGACGATTCGGATCGGCGATGATCAAGGTCGAGCCCGCGGTGGCAGGTCACTCGTAGGCTGTCGACGTGGTTGCACCCCGGGTCCGAGTCGAGGGGGCCTGCCTCGAGCTCGGTCGGCCCGAGGTCATCCGACGATGTCGCATCTTGCTTGCCGGGGGTGCTGCAGAGCCCGATTTCATCATCACGCTCGGGGGACCTGCGGCGATCCGCTACCTCAACGATGGCCAGCCGGAACACCAGGCGTATTGCCTTCGCGTCTGGGGAGGGCGTGGGTTGCTGTGGGCAGGGCCCGGCACAGACACCACGGTGCTCCGAGAGGCGCTCCGCGACGAGCATTGGCGGGTCCGGGAGATGGCCTGCAAGGTCATAGCCCGGCATCGGATGGGAGACCTCCTCGACTCTGTCGCCGCCTTGGAGTCGGACCCGATCCCGCGAGTACGCGCCGCCGCAACGCGAGCTGCCTCGACCATCGTCGAAGCCGAGGGGTGATCTACCGGAGAACGGCACGCATGGGCGGCGAGGTCCGTTCCCACTCGTCGGCGACGCAGAAGTGGTTGCCTTCCGGGTCGAGCATCTGCTTCAGGTTCCCCTAGCGTCCTGGCTGCCATCCCGCTTCGCTACGTCACGAGCGTTCGCTCGATGGCGCTTCGGAGATCCTCGATGTCGATGTCGAGCTGTCGGAGGATCTCGACCGGTTCGGTGTGATCGCCACACAGGCCGAGAGCAAGGTGTCCGGGTGTGATCATGCGTTGCTTGCGGTGGATGGCCTCGCGGAGGGCCAGCTCGAGGACCTCTTTGCTGCTCGGCGAGAAGGGCGGGGCGCCGCTGCCGCGCCCAAGCTTGGGCGCGGGACGGTCGAGAGCTCCGGGGCCGAACACCTCCTCGGTCGCGCGGCGGACCTCCTCGAGGTCGATTCCGATGCCGGCAAGGGCTTCTGCGTCGTCGTCGCTGATCCTCGCTGGAGCGTCGTGACGCTGCTGGACGACGCGACGAACAGACGGGTAGCAAGCCCCGGCTTCGTTGAGCACAGCTCGTGCGGGGCTCTCGACACTCGCCACGCCGAGCAGGATGTGCTCAGGACCGATGCACGAGCTCGCGAGACATCGCGCTTCGCTGTGCGCGGTGATGATCGCATCGCGAGCGTCGCGCGTGAACCGTTCGAACATCGCTGCTACCTCCCCAGTCTGCGAGCCAGGCGACCCGCGGCGAACTTCTTGTGGACGGCTTGCTTGCTCACCCCGAGGGCGTCGGCGATCTCCTGCCACGACCAGCCGGCGGACCTTGCGCCGTCGACCTGAAGCGCCTCGAGACGCTCCAGCAGCACTCGGAGCGCAGCCACCGCTTGCAGTCCCTTGGTGGGGTCCGACCCGCCTGCCGCCTTGGCCAGGGTCGTCGCGTCATCCATAGAAGTCAACCTACGTTGACCTAGGCCGACTGTCAACAGAGGTTGACTCAGCCTTGTAGCACGTGGTGCTACTTTGTTGGCATGAGTCGTGAGATCACCCAGCGGGAGCTCCGCAACGAGAGCGGGAAGATCATGCGAGAGCTCGACAAGGGCGAGAGCTTCATCGTGACGCGCCGGGGCACCCCGGTCGGCGAGCTCAGTCCCCTGCGGCGTCATCGCTTCGTGCCGGCAGAGTCCGCCGTCGCGCTGTTCCGGTCTGCGCCAGCGGTGGACTACGAGCGCCTGCGCCGTGACCTCGACGAGATCGTCGAACAAGGCATCGCACCCCGTGGCTGAGCATGCACGGCGCCACGCTCGAGGAGTCCTCGACACGTCGGTGTTGATCGATCTCGAGGACATCGACGCCGATTCGCTGCCGGCAGAGGTCGCGGTGAGCTCGCTCACCATGGCAGAGCTGGCTGCTGGGCCACATGCGACGACTGACTCAGACGAACGGAGCCGGCGGCAAGATCGGCTGCAGCGAGCAGAAGCGGCCTTCGACCCCCTCCCGTTCGACAGCGGTGCCGCACGGGCGTACGGAAGAGTGTTCGCCGCGGTCACAGCCTCTGGCCGCAAGGCGCGAGGGACCCGGGCAGTCGACCTGCTGATCGCCGCAACGGCGGTGGCAGAGGGCATTCCCCTCTACACGCGGAACGGGCGGGACTTCGATGCACTCGAGGACCTCCTCACCGTCGTCGTCGTGTAGGCCCAGGTTCGCCGCCTCAGCCCTGCCGCCAGCTGGGCGGGCGCTTTTCGGTGAAGGCGGCGATGCCCTCGGTCGCCTCCTCGGTGGCGGCCGTGACGCTCAGCATCGGATGCAGCAGCCGCAGGGCGTCGGCCGCCGCCAGGTCCCACACCGCGTAGAAGGCGTCGCGGCCCAGCTTGACCACCGCCGGCGGCTTGGCGGCGAGCGTGGCGGCCAGCTCGTCGACGGCGGCGTCGAGCTCGTCGACGGGGACGACCCGGGTGACGAAGCCGATGCGCTCGGCCTCGGCCGCCCCCACCCGGCGACCGGTCAGCATCAGCTCGAGCGCCACCTTGGGCGGCATCGACCGGGTAAGGGGCACGGTGATCATGTGGGGCCAGAGCCCCACGTCGATCTCGGGGGTGCCGAAGATGGCGTCATCGGCTGCCACCACCAGGTCGCAGGCGAGCGCCAACCCGAAGCCCCCGGCGAGGGCGTAGCCCCGCACCCGGGCGATGGTCGGCTTGCCGAGCGACCAGAGGTCCTCGAAGAGCCGGGCCAGCTCGCCACGCGCCTCGTGCTGCTCCACCACGCCCGCCCCCTCGCCCATGCCCGCAAGGTCGGCGCCGGCGCAGAACGCCCGATCGCCGGCCCCGGTGAGCACCACCACCCGCACCTCCGGGTCGGCCCGGACCTCGGCGAGGGCCTGGCGGAGCTCGGCGACGAGCGCCCACGAGAGCGCGTTGCGGCGCTCCTCCCGCTCGATGGTGATACGCCCCACGTGGTCGGCCACCACGAGCGACAGTCCCTGGTACGCCATGGGTCGGACGCTACCCTCGGCGCCCGATGGGCTTCACGAGCATCGCCGTGGTGGTGGGCTTGGCCCTCGCGCTCGCCATGGGCGGGCGGCCCGCGAACGTGGCCGACCAGCGTCTCCGCTGGCTCCCGGCCCTCGTCGCCGGGGCCGCCCTCCAGCTGGGCGCCGAGGTGCTCGACCTCACCGACGCGCTCGCCATGGCCGTCGTCGCCGCGTCGTACCTCGCCCTTGGCGCCTTTGCGGTGGTCAACCTCCGTCTCGTCGGGATGCCGGTGGTGCTTGTCGGCCTGGCCCTCAACGCCCTCGTGATCGGCGTCAATGGGGGGATGCCCGTGCGGGGCGATGCCATCCGGGCGATCCGGGACGTCGAGCCTGCCGAGCTGGCGGCCATCGACTTCGGCGCCAAGCGCCACCTCGAGGGCCCGGACGACCGCCTGACGGCCCTCGGCGACATCATCCCGGTGCCCCCCCTCGGCGAGGTCCTCTCGTTCGGCGACCTGGTGCTGGCCGTCGGGGTGACCAACGTGGTCTTCCGCCTCCTGCGGCCCCGGCGGGACGCTCCCGTCCTCCGCCAGCGACCCGGCCCGGGGCGTCCGGCGGGGCCCGTCGTGGTCCTGCCCGACCGCGGCCCCGCCCCCGCGACCCCGACCGGGGATGGACACGGGGGCGCCGACGACGGCATGCCCGTCGCCCCCGGCTCTTGACCCCGGCTTCTGACCGCCCGGCGCGGCCCGCTGGGCTGTTCGACCTTGTCACCAGGAACCACAGGGGTTACCTTCTCTCCCACTGCCAACAGTGGCAACACCAAGTGGTGGGCAGACCGTTGGCAGCGGTCCCGAAATCCCCGGAGAGCTCCCTCAACAAGGTCTCATTCGGGCTGAAGGGACTGAAAGCACGCACGTTGACAATCGAGTCGAGAAGGAGACGGCGAAAGCGCGCCATCCCATCACCAGCGGAGCGAAGCGTCACCCGCCACTAGCGGACGCGGGAAACCATTCGCAAGGGAGGTGATGTGACATGAAGAACGCACGCGTCCGTGCCGTGGCCATGCTGGCCGGCCTGGCGACCCTGCTGCTCTCGAGCGGCGCCAACTTCCGCTGGAAGTAATCCAACGCTCAGCTGACGCGCTTTCGCCGCCTCTTTCCCGACCCGATCCACGTTGCCGGGGACCCGCCCCAGGCGTCAGGAACTGCCCATGAAACACCGGAGCGCGCTGCTGCAAGGGGCCGTCGTGCTCGCGGCCGCCTCCGCCCTGGTGGGGGCCCTGCGGCTCGACGGCGGGGTCGACTGGCCGATCGTGGCCGCGTTCGTCGCCTTCCTCATCATGGCCGAGAGCACCTCGGTGCTCATGGGCGTGGCCATGAGCGTCAGCCCGGGCTTCATGATCATCATGGCCTCGATCGCGGTCCTCGCCGCAGACGGACCGAGCGGTGCGGTCGCCGGCGCAGCCGTCATCGGTTGCAGCAGCGGCCTCGCCCTCGACGACCTGCGGTCCCGCAACCTGCGGGCCATCGTCATGAACAGCGGGCAGATCCTCCTGGCCGCCGCCGGCGGCGCGCTGGCCTACGTCACCGTCCTCTCGCTGGGCGGCTGGGCCTTCGTCGCGGCCGTGGTCGCCGTGGCCGTCTACGGCTCGCTCAACATCGGGCTCCTCATCGGGCTCCGCTCGCTCAGCACGGGCCCCTCGGCGGCGGTGCTCTGGGCGGACATGCGCCCAGCGGTCCCCAACTACCTGGCCTTCGGCCTCCTCGGTGTCCTGATCGGCCAGATCGGCGCCGAGCTCGGCGCGGTGGCCGTCCTCCTCCTCGCCATCCCGGTCGTGATCGGCCGGTGGACCTTCCGGTCCTTCGAGCGGACCAGGGACGCCCACGACGCCTCGATCCGCCTCTTCATCCGCCTCATCGAGGCCAAGGACCCCTACACCGCGGGCCACACCGAGAGGGTCGCGAAGTACTCGTGCTACATCGCCGAGGAGATGGGACTCTCGCCCGACCGCATCGCCCACCTCCGCCAGTCGGCGCTGATGCACGACGTCGGCAAGCTGGCGGTCCCGAGTCGGCTGCTCAACAAGCCCGGCCGCCTCACCGCCGACGAGTGGGAGATCGTCCGCCGTCACAACGACGCCGGCATCGGCATCCTCGGCCGAGTGAACTTCATGCGCGACATGGCGGTGGTGGCCTCGGACCGCGCCGGACGCTTCGAGCACGACACCGCCGGCATGGCCGCCGAGCTGGTGCTCGAGGGCCACATCGTCGCCGTGGCCGACGCCTTCGACGCCATGACCTCCACCCGTTCGTACCGTCAGGCGCTCGACCAGGACATCGCCTTCGAAGAGCTGCGCAAGAACGCAGGCACCCAGTTCAACCCCACCTGCACCGAAGCACTCATCGCGGTGATCGAGCAGCGGGGCGAGCGCTACGGCCGCGGCTTCGAGGTCGATGCCCACGCCTTCGCCGTCGCCCCGCCCGACGTCGGGGTCGGCTCGGCCGGCCTGGGTGACCTCTCCGACGAAGCGACCGCCGCGGGTTCGAGCTCGTGAGCGCCCCCGACAGCGGCCGCCGGTTGAGCCCCGTGCTCGTCGCCGCCGTCGGCGTCACCGTCGGCGCCGCCATCGCTGCGACGGGACCCGACCGAGCGCGGGTGCTCGTGGGCGTCGCCGTGGCCCTCGGGGTCGGCCTGCTGGTGACCGTCCCCGTGCCCTGGGGGGGCAGCGTCCCGATTGGATTCGCCCTCGCCATGGCCGTACCCACCACGCCGCTCACCTTGCAGGAGCAAGGGATCGTGGCCGTGGCCGCCCTCACGATCGCCCTCGCCGTGACCGCCAACCGCCACGACCTCGCCGAGGTGGGCCGGGTGGGGTCGCGGCTGGCACTCGCGCTGCTCGCCGCCGGCGCCGCCGTGTTCGCGTTCGACCTGGTGGTGCCCGAGGCCACCGTGCTCGCCCGGGCCGGGGCCGGCATCCTCGGTCTCGTGGCCGTCGACGCCCTCGTCACCCGTTGGGTCCTGGTCGACGGCGAGCACCTCGAGCTCAAGTCGGCGGCCCCGGTCCACCTCACGTTGGCCTGTGCCGCCGCCCTCATCGCCGTGGCAACCGACCAGGTGGGCGTGGCCATGGCCGCGGTCGCCGGCCTGCCGCTGCTCATCGCTCGCTTCTCCTTCCTGCGCTATGCCAGCGCCACCGACACCCTGGGCCAGACCGTGCAGGCGCTCGGTCTGGTACCGGAGCTGGCCGGGCTCTCCCCCCTCGGCCACAGCGAGCGAACCGCCTGCTACGCCGACGTCGTGGCCGGTGAGCTCGGGTTCGACCGGGCGACGAGGCAGCGGATCGTGACCGCCAGCCGGCTCCACCGGCTGGGAGCCGTGCCGCTCGACGACAGTACCGGCGAGGCCGTCCCGGCGACCGACGCCGCCGACGACCACACCACCGTGGCCGTCCAGGGCGCCAGCATCCTGCGCGACGTGGGCTTCACCAGCGAGGTCGCCGACCTGGTCGAGTCGGCCAAGGCCGGGTCCCTCGAGGGTCCGGCCCCGTCGCTGGAGGCCGCCGTCGTCCGGGTGGCGGTGGCCTTCGACATGGTGGTCGGCGACGACCCTGACCTCGCCGACCGGGGGCTGTCCCTGCTGACCGGCGTGGCCCGTGATGGCGCCACCCGACGGGCGACCGCCGCGCTGTTCCGGCTCATCGCCGACCGACCGGCGACCGTCACCGACGCCATCGCCGCCGGCGACCGCTTCCGCCAAGCTGCCAGCGGCCTCGACCTCGAGAGCCTCGTGGCCGGTGGGGGCGACATCCTCCCCTTCACCCGCCGGAAGAGCGCGCTCTGAGCGCCTCCCAGGTGCCCGACGGTCCCCGATCCCCGGCGGGCCGGTCGGTACGCTCGACCCGGTGAACGACCTCGACCTGCGCTCCGTCGAGCGCGAGCTGTGCCGCATCCCCGACGTGCGGGCGGCCCGCATCGTCGTGGGCCCCGACACCGAACCGGTGGAGGTCCACATCCTCGCCGTACCGGGCAAGCACGCCAAGCAGGTGGTACGCGACATCCAGTCGGTCGCCATGGCCAGCGTGGGCCTCGAGATCGATCACCGCATCGTGAGCGTCGTCCAGCTCGAGGACCCGGTGGTCGAGCCCCCCGCGTCGCCTGGCGCACCAGCGGCGCCCGCGTCCGCGGCCCAGGCACCCGAGGCCGTGGCAGTCTCCGCAGCGCCAGGACCCGCCCCGGTCCCACCAGCCGCCGACCCCGAGGGCGCAGCCTCCTCCAACGGCCGGGCCGAGGCGGCACCCACCTCGCCGCCTGCCGGGACGAACACCGGTGAGCGCCCCGTCGTCGAGAGCGTCCACCTGCTGCGGCGCGGCCCCCGCTGCAGCGCCGAGGTCGCCCTGCGCGCCGGCGAGGTCGAGGCCACCGGCACCGTCGAGGGGTCAGCCGCCGCCAGCGCAACCCTCCGCCTCGTCGCCGAGGCAACCCTCGACGCCCTCCGCCAGCTCGACGGCACGGCCGCCCAGGTGACGGTCGAGACCGCCACCGTCACCTCCTTCGGCGACCGGCCGGTGGCCATGGCCGTGCTGGTCCTGATGGTGCCGCCCTACGAGGAGCTCCTCACCGGCTCGGCGCCGGTGCGCAGCATGGGCGAGCACGAGGCGGTGGCCCGCGCCGTGCTCGACGCCACCAACCGCCGGCTCCGCCCCCCGAGGTAGCAACCCACCGTCGAGCCGGTCACACCCGTCGCAGGTGATCGGGCAGCACCGCGCCGGGATCGAGCACCTCGGGCGCGTCGATGGCGGCCCGGACCGCGAGGTACTGGGCGGTGCCGGCCACGTCGTGGACCCGCAGCAGCGACGACGGCGCGGCGGCGGCCAGCGCCCCGGCGACGGCCAGCGTGCCCGGCGCCCGGTCGAGGGGGCCGGTCATGGCGATGGCGCCGATGAAGTCCTTGCGGGAGATGGCGAAGAGCAGGGGCCCCTCGATCGCGGCGTGGAGCGCCCCGGCGCGGTGGACCAGCTCCAGCGACTGACGAGGGGTCTTCCCGAAGTCCAGACCCGGATCGACGATGACCTGGTCCGGGTCCACGCCCGCCGTGGCCAGCTGCGAGAGCTTGGCGTCGACGAACGAGAGGACAGCGCTGACGACGTCGTCGTACCGGTGAGGATCGAGGATCTTCGACTTCGGTGGCCCGACGGTGTGCATCAGGACGTAGCCGGCGCCCCACGAGGCGACCACGTCGGCGAGCTCGGGGTGGTGCAGGCCGCTGACGTCGTTGATGACGTCGGCG
Protein-coding sequences here:
- the ccmD gene encoding heme exporter protein CcmD, which gives rise to MGYVAAGYGITLVALAAYAAHLLRRGRALGRAVDERKR
- the ccsA gene encoding cytochrome c biogenesis protein CcsA produces the protein MTQTQERAGAGSALTLSLGLAGLVALAVTVGLGLTLPATVEQGEYARLIAIHPGLAWASYIAFGVTALASALWLWPTTRSLTWDLTAGASAEIGVLFTALTLATGSIWGRPTWGVWWVWDARLTLSALMLAIYLGYLALRRVPADAEVRGRRSAVTALLAVTIVPINHFAVEWWRTLHQGRSLAQMNPSSELDGAFIGAMAMGFLAMTLLYGWFLGHRVRVARLEEALDDDALAAAIEERRREAVVG
- a CDS encoding heme exporter protein CcmB; translation: MLRDALLVAGKDLRIEARSRVALNQVAPFGVLVLVLFAFALDPDRGVLVRASAGLFWVAVLFSALLAVQRSQAVESGDGARDALRLSGLDPAGIFLGKAAAVAAQLLVLEVLLGFGVVILYNVDVAGLGTLVVTALVATVGLAAAGTLYGVLAAGLRVRETLLPLLLLPVTAPVLIAATRASEAALTGVTLDVATGDWIGLLGVFAVVYVAFGVVAFGPLMEEA
- the ccmA gene encoding heme ABC exporter ATP-binding protein CcmA encodes the protein MDHAVHLRSAVCLLGRFPALAGLDLDVGAGQVVLVRGPNGAGKSTLLRALAGLVPVSSGEAVVLGRDLRRDRRAVRRDVAMLGHASGLYDDLTVADNLRFWTRAAGGTAADAETAMARLGLDGRLADVAAGRLSAGQRRRTALAGLLARRASLWLLDEPHAGLDAEGRDTLDALVAEAAGAGTTILLASHELERAAAVAGRIVTIAGGRVVDDSGPPVPASGGRAHVA
- a CDS encoding class E sortase, producing the protein MRLARVVGAVGRVLITVGVLVLAFVAYQLWGTGLQEARAQSQLEAEFEAALTPTTVPGTTTTTTTGPEPTTTTTTTAPPPVKGDAVARLQIPRIGVDKVVVEGVSLDDLKRGPGHFPGTPLPGELGNSAIAGHRTTYGAPFYDIGELEEGDEILVTTPRGEFRYLVSSVTVVRPDQVEVLDPSDDARLTLTTCHPRFSARQRLIVVATLDGEALEPATPPEAPTLPALPDDGPDGDDPDGDDPESDDEQEGDDPAGTGGDRVISGQVIGENAAAGLSGDPTARVPALLWGLAAATIWLAAWFVSTRWRRWPPYLLAFPFFAVALFLCFEQVGRLFPANI
- a CDS encoding enoyl-CoA hydratase, encoding MIHLAIDEQVAVVTIDRPERRNAVDHEALEQLREAVSSALESRARALVLTGAGGHFCAGADLTTLEDVGFTVVLREVLDLLAGVPIATVAAVEGAALGLGTQLAVSCDLRVATPDARFGIPAAKLGLMVDARTLQRLKSLAGDGPTRAMLLAAESIDGASAHRLGLVQRLGTPADAVAWAHEISALAPLTIAGTKAMLDRLEPPPADDEVIAGAFARAWGSADLREGQAAFHERRSPRFEGR
- a CDS encoding Clp protease N-terminal domain-containing protein codes for the protein MFERFTRDARDAIITAHSEARCLASSCIGPEHILLGVASVESPARAVLNEAGACYPSVRRVVQQRHDAPARISDDDAEALAGIGIDLEEVRRATEEVFGPGALDRPAPKLGRGSGAPPFSPSSKEVLELALREAIHRKQRMITPGHLALGLCGDHTEPVEILRQLDIDIEDLRSAIERTLVT
- a CDS encoding type II toxin-antitoxin system prevent-host-death family antitoxin yields the protein MSREITQRELRNESGKIMRELDKGESFIVTRRGTPVGELSPLRRHRFVPAESAVALFRSAPAVDYERLRRDLDEIVEQGIAPRG
- a CDS encoding type II toxin-antitoxin system VapC family toxin, with the protein product MAEHARRHARGVLDTSVLIDLEDIDADSLPAEVAVSSLTMAELAAGPHATTDSDERSRRQDRLQRAEAAFDPLPFDSGAARAYGRVFAAVTASGRKARGTRAVDLLIAATAVAEGIPLYTRNGRDFDALEDLLTVVVV
- a CDS encoding enoyl-CoA hydratase-related protein, which translates into the protein MAYQGLSLVVADHVGRITIEREERRNALSWALVAELRQALAEVRADPEVRVVVLTGAGDRAFCAGADLAGMGEGAGVVEQHEARGELARLFEDLWSLGKPTIARVRGYALAGGFGLALACDLVVAADDAIFGTPEIDVGLWPHMITVPLTRSMPPKVALELMLTGRRVGAAEAERIGFVTRVVPVDELDAAVDELAATLAAKPPAVVKLGRDAFYAVWDLAAADALRLLHPMLSVTAATEEATEGIAAFTEKRPPSWRQG
- a CDS encoding DUF5317 family protein, which produces MGFTSIAVVVGLALALAMGGRPANVADQRLRWLPALVAGAALQLGAEVLDLTDALAMAVVAASYLALGAFAVVNLRLVGMPVVLVGLALNALVIGVNGGMPVRGDAIRAIRDVEPAELAAIDFGAKRHLEGPDDRLTALGDIIPVPPLGEVLSFGDLVLAVGVTNVVFRLLRPRRDAPVLRQRPGPGRPAGPVVVLPDRGPAPATPTGDGHGGADDGMPVAPGS